DNA sequence from the Amycolatopsis sp. Hca4 genome:
GCACGCTCCAGTCGCACGCGCGGGCGCCGGCGATGTCCTTGGGCTTGCCGAGGACGCTGATCCCGGCGGCCGACCGGTCCTGCGGGGAGAGCAGCGTGCAGGGGTCGAGCGCGGCGAGGCCGGTCCAGGCGACCGGCGGGGCCGCGGCCGAGGCGGACGCGGAAGTCACCGCGTGCCCCGCCGGCTCGGCGCTCGGCGGCCGCCCGCAGCCGGCGAGCAGGAGAAGAAGGAGGGGCGCGAGCCACCGCCGCACCCTCGGCTGCGCGCGCACCGGCTCAGCCACCACCCACGCAGTCCACGCCGCCGGCCGCCTGCTCGTCCGCGTGCTGGTACTTCGCCAGTGCCTCGCCGATCCGCTGCTTGAGCGTCTCCAGCTCCTTGCCGAACGCGGTCAGCTGCTGCACCGCCGAGCCCTGGCCGCCGATCCCGTACTCGGCCATGAACTCGCCGATCTCCCCGGCGTAACCACCACCCAGCGGCACGCTCCGGCCGAGCACCTTGGCCTCGCGGACCATTTCCCCCACGACGTCCTGCAGCCGGCCGAGCTTCGCGTACGCGTCCGTGGCCAGCTCGGGCGCGACCGCGAAACCGCGCACGTCATACGACGGCTGGGTTCGCAGCTCGCTCATAAGGGGATACGCCTCTCCGTAGCCGGGCGACCTCGAACCGCAGCATACGACAGAGCGGGGCGTCAGCGGGAGCACCCAGAATCGGGTGAATACGCACCCGTTCGGGGTATCGTCCCTGCTTGCGCAGTGTCATCATCCGCGGTGCCGGAAGTGCTCGCGGGGTTCCGCCCCCCGGTTCGCCCGGGTTTGACACACTGGGTGGAAGGCTGGTCGCTGCGCGCGGACAGCAGCGAGGGGGCCGTTCGGCCCGGCGGTGCGCACAACGCGCGCGGCCATGCGCCACCAGGAGGTCGAGTGACGTCGAGAATCCAGTCTGCCGCGCCCGGATCGGGCGAGCAGGCATCCGGGCGGCCGCCTTACCCGGCGGAGCCCTCGGGCAACGGCCGGGTCCACGGCCACCCCGGCAGAGTGCCGCTGGACGAACTGCACGACACCGCGCGCCGGATCGCCGCCAACGTCGAACGCGTGCTGGTCGGCAAGCCCGACGTCATCCGGATCGCGCTGGTCACCCTGCTCGCCGAAGGCCACCTCCTGGTCGAGGACGTGCCCGGCGTCGGCAAGACGTCGCTGGCCAAGGCCCTCGCCCGGTCGATCGACTGCACGGTCAGCCGCATCCAGTTCACCCCCGACCTGCTGCCGAGCGACGTCACCGGCGTCTCCATCTACAACCGCCAGTCCGGCGAGTTCGAGTTCCGCCCCGGCCCGGTGTTCGCGAACATCGTGGTGGGCGACGAGATCAACCGCGCCTCGCCGAAGACGCAGTCGGCGCTGCTGGAGTGCATGGAAGAGCACCAGGTCACCGTCGACACCTCGACCTACCGCCTCGACCAGCCGTTCATGGTCATCGCGACGCAGAACCCGATCGAGATGGAAGGCACCTACGCCCTCCCCGAGGCCCAGCGCGACCGGTTCACCGCGCGCGTCTCCATCGGCTACCCCGACCAGCAGGCCGAGCTGGCCATGGTCGACGAGCACGCCGGCCACAACCCGCTCGAAGACCTGCAGCCGGTGTCCGACGGCGAGACCGTGCACCGCCTGATCGAGACGGTCCGCGCGGTGCACATGGCGCCGGAGGTCCGCCGGTACGCCGTCGACGTCGTCGCGGCGACCCGGCAGGTCCCGGAGATCCGGCTCGGCGCGTCCCCGCGGGCGACCCTGCACCTGGTCCGCGCGGCGCGGGCGCAGGCGGCGCTGTCGGGCCGCGACTACGTCGTGCCGGACGACCTGCACACGGTGGCGGTCCCGGTGCTGGCGCACCGGCTGGTGCTGACCACGGAGGCCCACGCGGCCCGCCGGTCGGCGACCGACGTCGTGCGCGCGGTGCTGCACCGGGTGCCGGTGCCGCAGGGCACCCGGCCTTAGTCTCCGCCGAAGGGGAAGAGAACGGCATGCTGCGTGCCCTGTCCGGCCTGACCACCCGCGGCCGCTGCCTCCTGGCCGCGGGGATCGCCGCCGCGGTGTGCTCGTTCGTGCTCAACGAGCGCGACCTGCTGCGGGTGGCGGTGTTCGTGGTGGCGCTGCCGCTGCTGGTCGCCGCGTTCATCTCGGCGACGCGGCTGCGCATCGGCGCCACCAGAACGCTGCGCCCGCAACGGGTCGCGGTCGGCGGCAACGGCGAGGTCCAGCTGGAGCTGTGGCGCAGCGGGCGGCTGCCGGCCGGCGAGATCCTGCTCGAGGACGGCGTGCCGTACGCGCTGGGGTCGCGGCCGCGGTTCGTCGTCGAGCGGCTCCCGCACGACCGCCGCGTCGCCCTGCGCTACCCGCTCCAGCCGGTGCTGCGCGGGATCCAGCAGGTCGGCCCGCTGCGCGCGACGATCACGGACCCGTTCGGGCTGTGCGAGTTCGAGCGTGAGCTGATCGGGCATTCGCGGCTGGTCGTGGTGCCCCGGGTGGTGCCGCTGTGGGGCCTGCCGAGCGGCGCGGGCATCGGTGTCGGCGACGACGGAACGGTCCGGCTGCACGCCGGGCAGGGCGAGGCGGACGTGATCGTCCGCCAGTACCGGCAGGGCGACGACCTGCGGAAGGTGCACTGGCGCTCGACGGCCCGCCGCGACGAGATCATGGTCCGCGTCGAGGAACGCCCGTGGCGCGGCGGCACGACGGTGCTCCTGGACCACCGCGCGGCGGCCCACCACGGAAGCGGCCCGGCGGCGAGCTTGGAGTGGGCGGTGTCGTTCGCGGCATCGGCGGCCCTGCACCTGCGCCGATCGGGACACCGCGTCCGGCTGGTGAGCGAGCACGGAGTGACGCTGGCGGACACCCCGGGCGACGGCGGCGACCACTACGACCACGTGGTGTTGGACGCGCTGGCGGCCCTGCAGCCGGCGCACCAGCGCGACATCACGCTGGCCGGCGACCCGGCCGAGGGCCAGGAGCTGATCGCGGTGCTGGGCACGGTGAGCACGGAGGCGGTCCACGAGCTGACGCAGTACCGCCCGCGCGGGATCAGGAGCTTGGCGGTGTTGCTGGACACGCCGACCTGGTCGGCGGGGGTGACAGCGCCGGAGCAGAGGGCGGCGGCAACGGAGGATTCGGCGGCGCTGCTGCGCGCGGCCGGGTGGGGCGTGATCATCGCGGGGCCGGGCTCGCCGATGCCGCAGGTGTGGGCCGAGCTGTGCCGCAGCGGCGCCCGCCGCGGCACGCTGATCGGGGGTCCGCGATGAGTATCGCCGCAGCGAACACTTCGCACACCAGCCGCACCCCAACCCACCACAGCTTCCCGATCGGGGGCTCGCAATGAGCACCGCCGCCCCACCGCGGAAATCCGAGCGACCCGCGAACACGCGCCCGGCCCGCGACGAG
Encoded proteins:
- a CDS encoding DUF3558 domain-containing protein, with the protein product MAEPVRAQPRVRRWLAPLLLLLLAGCGRPPSAEPAGHAVTSASASAAAPPVAWTGLAALDPCTLLSPQDRSAAGISVLGKPKDIAGARACDWSVPGTFGVTVTLAATDGLADLDVAKKNVTKTTVGRHPGWKVADKKAADGTCAVLLGVGDGASVQIDVSNTGFSDTPLACRRAGTVAGLVEPKLP
- a CDS encoding MoxR family ATPase — protein: MTSRIQSAAPGSGEQASGRPPYPAEPSGNGRVHGHPGRVPLDELHDTARRIAANVERVLVGKPDVIRIALVTLLAEGHLLVEDVPGVGKTSLAKALARSIDCTVSRIQFTPDLLPSDVTGVSIYNRQSGEFEFRPGPVFANIVVGDEINRASPKTQSALLECMEEHQVTVDTSTYRLDQPFMVIATQNPIEMEGTYALPEAQRDRFTARVSIGYPDQQAELAMVDEHAGHNPLEDLQPVSDGETVHRLIETVRAVHMAPEVRRYAVDVVAATRQVPEIRLGASPRATLHLVRAARAQAALSGRDYVVPDDLHTVAVPVLAHRLVLTTEAHAARRSATDVVRAVLHRVPVPQGTRP
- a CDS encoding DUF58 domain-containing protein; this encodes MLRALSGLTTRGRCLLAAGIAAAVCSFVLNERDLLRVAVFVVALPLLVAAFISATRLRIGATRTLRPQRVAVGGNGEVQLELWRSGRLPAGEILLEDGVPYALGSRPRFVVERLPHDRRVALRYPLQPVLRGIQQVGPLRATITDPFGLCEFERELIGHSRLVVVPRVVPLWGLPSGAGIGVGDDGTVRLHAGQGEADVIVRQYRQGDDLRKVHWRSTARRDEIMVRVEERPWRGGTTVLLDHRAAAHHGSGPAASLEWAVSFAASAALHLRRSGHRVRLVSEHGVTLADTPGDGGDHYDHVVLDALAALQPAHQRDITLAGDPAEGQELIAVLGTVSTEAVHELTQYRPRGIRSLAVLLDTPTWSAGVTAPEQRAAATEDSAALLRAAGWGVIIAGPGSPMPQVWAELCRSGARRGTLIGGPR